The Coffea arabica cultivar ET-39 chromosome 3c, Coffea Arabica ET-39 HiFi, whole genome shotgun sequence genome contains a region encoding:
- the LOC140037852 gene encoding uncharacterized protein — translation MTCIHSATSDAIFTKIMACETAKEAWDALKVDFQGNDTTRQMQILNLRREFELLRMKDTENIKEYSIRLLDVVNKIRLIGEQLRDSRVIEKILACLPDRFEAKISSLEDSRDLSKRFV, via the coding sequence atgacgtgcattcattcagCAACTTCCGATGCAATATTCACAAAAATTATGGCTTGTGAAACTGCAAAGGAAGCTTGGGATGCTCTTAAAGTAGATTTTCAAGGCAATGATACAACAAGACAGATGCAAATTTTGAATCTTAGGAGAGAGTTTGAACTCCTTAGGATGAAAGACACAGAAAACATCAAAGAGTACTCTATTAGACTCTTAGATGTTGTGAATAAAATTAGATTGATTGGAGAACAATTGCGGGATAGCAGAGTCATAGAGAAAATCTTAGCATGCTTACCTGACAGGTTTGAAGCCAAGATTTCCTCCCTTGAAGATTCAAGGGATCTCTCAAAACGGTTTGTCTGA
- the LOC113735705 gene encoding uncharacterized protein — MEAVAARSHGPWLVAGNFNIISNATERSGGAPPNPRNMVEFNKAVFNCGLSDMGFEGSQFIWTNGVVWQHLDRALSNGAWTKLLGCSKVMHLMRGRSDHAPLVIRCDFLVVVKEVWQTPVNATGIRAFFNKLRNTKDRFRQWNRDSFDNIFQKVRDAEVLLHQRELAYDVARDEISRASLGEARVIHAHALAVECDYWRQKSAIKWIQSGDANTKFFHSMVRQKRSTNSISRIKDVVGH, encoded by the exons ATGGAGGCGGTCGCTGCTAGAAGCCATGGCCCTTGGTTGGTAGCCGGCAACTTCAACATTATTTCTAACGCCACTGAGAGGTCAGGCGGAGCCCCGCCCAATCCTAGGAATATGGTGGAGTTTAATAAGGCAGTCTTTAATTGTGGTCTCTCTGACATGGGCTTTGAGGGGTCGCAGTTCATTTGGACTAATGGAGTGGTATGGCAACATTTGGATAGAGCCCTTAGCAATGGGGCTTGGACCAAGTTACTTGGATGTTCTAAAGTCATGCATCTGATGCGCGGCCGGTCAGATCATGCCCCGCTTGTGATTCGGTGTG ATTTCTTGGTAGTCGTCAAGGAGGTATGGCAGACTCCGGTGAATGCCACGGGTATAAGGGCCTTCTTCAACAAGCTGCGTAATACAAAAGATAGGTTTCGCCAGTGGAACCGGGATTCCTTCGATAATATTTTCCAGAAAGTCAGAGACGCTGAGGTTCTTCTTCACCAACGTGAGCTGGCATACGACGTTGCTCGGGACGAGATATCGAGAGCTAGCCTGGGGGAGGCTAGAGTGATTCATGCTCACGCCCTGGCTGTGGAGTGTGACTACTGGAGACAGAAATCAGCGATTAAATGGATTCAATCAGGAGATGCtaacaccaaattttttcaCTCTATGGTGAGACAAAAGCGGAGTACGAATTCCATCTCTCGGATTAAGGATGTAGTGGGTCACTGA